The Schizosaccharomyces pombe strain 972h- genome assembly, chromosome: I genome contains a region encoding:
- the moe1 gene encoding translation initiation factor eIF3d, whose protein sequence is MATGFKLPELAPVKSAWGPPETEQIGGDIPYAPFSKGDRLGKIADWSVDQPKDGREQRGRQGAFAGRFRDQYQTYGYGASSIFGYQHSEDESSFSVIDRGSVNRTRTSARNGGTLLKVRGRGQNVQRGGRGGRYGSSGGRGAGDTVVSRSSGAGGARGRRFGWKDYDKHQRLRNASVTVGDDWQLLDEVEFSHLSKLNLAAAAPVTVDSYGYIYPYDKSFDKIHVKSEKPLQALDRVHYNPTTTEDPVIQKLALNSDANIFITDSILSLLMCSTRSVYPWDIVITHQSGKLFFDKREGGPFDYLTVNENAYDSPMDADNREGVNSPGALSVEATYINQNFCVQALRETEEEKYKLPHPNPFYNSKEESEPLAAHGYIYRDVDLSLETDEKPVKLMVRTEVDGYVKNPANDVQYISIKALNEYDPKFTNVTGSVDWRSKLESQRGAVFATEMKNNSCKLARWTVEALLAGVDSMKVGFVSRSNARDAQHHGILGVVAYKPADLASQMNLSLSNGWGIVRTIADVCLKMPDGKYVLVKDPNRPILRLYSVPPNTFEEAAGPSLEASSTA, encoded by the coding sequence ATGGCAACTGGATTTAAATTGCCTGAGTTAGCACCCGTAAAATCAGCATGGGGACCTCCTGAAACGGAACAGATAGGAGGTGATATTCCTTATGCTCCTTTTAGTAAAGGTGACCGTCTTGGAAAAATTGCAGATTGGTCTGTTGATCAACCTAAAGATGGACGTGAACAACGTGGACGTCAAGGAGCATTTGCTGGTCGTTTCCGTGACCAATATCAAACTTATGGTTATGGCGCGTCGTCCATTTTTGGTTATCAGCATTCGGAGGACGAATCCAGTTTCTCGGTGATCGATCGTGGTTCTGTCAATCGTACACGCACTTCCGCTCGCAACGGCGGCACTTTATTGAAGGTTCGCGGTAGAGGACAAAACGTTCAACGAGGTGGTCGTGGCGGTCGCTACGGTTCTTCTGGTGGAAGAGGTGCAGGTGATACAGTGGTTTCTAGATCCTCAGGCGCTGGAGGAGCAAGAGGTCGTCGGTTTGGTTGGAAGGATTATGATAAACATCAACGTCTTCGCAACGCCAGTGTTACTGTTGGTGACGACTGGCAGCTTCTTGACGAGGTTGAGTTCAGCCATTTATCTAAGCTCAATTTAGCTGCTGCTGCTCCTGTTACTGTGGATTCATATGGTTATATTTATCCTTATGACAAATCTTTTGACAAGATTCATGTTAAATCAGAAAAACCATTACAAGCCTTGGACCGTGTTCATTACAACCCTACCACTACTGAAGACCCCGTTATCCAAAAACTCGCTCTTAATAGTGATGCTAACATTTTCATTACGGATTCCATTTTGTCTTTATTGATGTGTTCAACTCGCTCAGTGTATCCCTGGGATATTGTAATTACTCACCAAAGTGGAAAGCTATTCTTTGACAAACGTGAAGGCGGACCTTTTGATTATCTCACTGTCAATGAAAACGCATACGATTCTCCCATGGACGCTGACAACCGCGAAGGTGTTAATTCTCCTGGAGCCCTTTCTGTCGAAGCTACGTACATTAACCAAAACTTCTGCGTCCAAGCTTTACGTGAAACCGAAGAAgagaaatataaattacCTCATCCCAATCCCTTCTATAATTCTAAGGAAGAAAGTGAGCCATTGGCTGCTCACGGTTATATCTATCGGGATGTTGATCTTTCTCTCGAGACAGACGAAAAGCCTGTTAAGCTAATGGTTCGTACCGAAGTTGACGGTTATGTTAAAAATCCTGCGAACGATGTTCAATACATTTCTATCAAGGCTCTTAATGAGTACGATCCcaaatttacaaatgttACTGGTTCTGTGGATTGGCGTTCCAAGCTCGAAAGTCAAAGAGGTGCTGTGTTTGCCACTGAAATGAAGAACAATAGTTGCAAGCTTGCCCGTTGGACTGTCGAAGCTTTATTGGCTGGTGTTGATAGCATGAAGGTTGGTTTTGTCAGTCGTTCAAATGCCCGTGACGCTCAGCACCACGGCATTTTGGGTGTTGTAGCTTATAAGCCTGCTGATTTGGCTTCCCAAATGAACTTAAGTTTGTCTAATGGTTGGGGTATTGTTCGTACTATTGCAGATGTCTGTTTGAAAATGCCTGATGGAAAATATGTCCTTGTAAAGGATCCCAACAGACCTATTTTACGCTTGTACTCTGTTCCACCCAACActtttgaagaagctgCTGGACCCTCCCTTGAAGCTTCTTCTACTGCTTAA
- the rpn10 gene encoding 19S proteasome regulatory subunit Rpn10, with product MVLEATMILIDNSEWMINGDYIPTRFEAQKDTVHMIFNQKINDNPENMCGLMTIGDNSPQVLSTLTRDYGKFLSAMHDLPVRGNAKFGDGIQIAQLALKHRENKIQRQRIVAFVGSPIVEDEKNLIRLAKRMKKNNVAIDIIHIGELQNESALQHFIDAANSSDSCHLVSIPPSPQLLSDLVNQSPIGQGVVASQNQFEYGVDPNLDVELALALELSMAEERARQEVAAQKSSEETEDKKMQE from the exons ATGGTGTTAGAAGCAACGATGATTCT AATTGATAATTCAGAATGGATGATTAATGGTGATTATATACCTACGAGGTTTGAAGCTCAAAAGGATACTGTACATATGATTTTCAATCAAAAGATCAATGATAATCCGGAGAACATGTGTGGTTTAATGACAATTGGTGATAATAG TCCCCAAGTTCTTTCTACATTAACCAGAGATTATGGTAAATTCTTATCTGCAATGCACGACCTGCCTGTCCGAGGAAACGCAAAGTTTGGCGATGGTATACAGATTGCGCAGTTAGCCTTAAAGCAtagagaaaacaaaattcaaCGTCAAAGAATTGTTGCATTTGTAGGTTCTCCTATTGTTGAGGACGAGAAAAATCTTATTCGTCTAGCCAAGCgtatgaaaaagaataatgTTGCTATTGATATCATTCACATTGGTGAGCTTCAGAATGAATCAGCTTTGCAGCATTTCATTGACGCTGCTAATTCAAGTGACAGTTG TCATCTTGTCAGCATTCCACCTAGCCCGCAGTTACTTTCAGATTTGGTAAATCAATCCCCTATTGGACAAGGTGTAGTTGCTTCTCAAAACCAATTTGAGTATGGAGTCGATCCTAATCTTGACGTTGAATTGGCGTTAGCCTTGGAACTTTCAATGGCGGAGGAACGAGCACGTCAAGAAGTTGCTGCTCAAAAATCATCTGAAGAAACTgaggataaaaaaatgcaagaaTGA
- the rex1 gene encoding putative ribonuclease H70: MGELQDGITQEDSIEKKSKNVASHGEKRKVKRKKEDLSMDGSNDGVKDSPDSNDDSQSKKKKKKKLKKSQQPLNEENYPRLQTTENNLQKPLKISDLQELVFWCLADGQAPSWVLVRNKQMIHRAVILLVPGLEPSQFGFQPVRGNKHSFLLPNLLNENGPIQLPDFCEVFDRAWPTRSPGDRFRVFSPVNAFLQSPLSNEQKKKRDKETRAMASFSKPSDYLMSYESFIEDEYPLHPTVMKGEEVTQPSGWVASAGDFHSPPINPKILAIDCEMVRTENGLEIARVTIVDMKSEVIYDEFVKPESPVTDYVTQYSGITEEKLRNVTTVLSDVQSYLKKTVDNNTVLLGHSLNSDLNCLKFTHPHIIDTANIYNHTRGPPSKPSLKWLATKWLRREIQKAGALGHDSAEDALACVDLLKLKVKNGPAFGLFNQDFESIFHRLSRQQPTPLIGAIADYGNPESCIGKAAHKSVSCANDDEVVSAVVSLSDMHNFVWGRFRELEHAAMWNANRNTKQENNSDTDTENDSVEEDQVTSYSSALERFNRRIRLLYDSLPKGSLLLLYTGTGNPIEMSKLNAIRQQFRKEYQTKKWDELSVKWTDEENMKYISAVENTRNGLSFMTIK, translated from the coding sequence ATGGGTGAACTTCAGGATGGGATAACCCAAGAAGACtccattgaaaaaaagtcaAAGAATGTTGCTTCACACGgagaaaaaaggaaagtgaagcgaaaaaaagaagaccTAAGTATGGATGGTTCAAATGATGGAGTGAAAGATTCACCAGACTCTAATGACGACTCTcagagtaaaaaaaagaaaaagaaaaagttaaaaaaatctcagCAACCGctaaatgaagaaaattacCCTAGATTGCAAACTACGGAAAACAATCTTCAAAAACCCCTAAAAATTAGCGACCTACAAGAGCTTGTATTCTGGTGTTTAGCTGATGGACAGGCTCCTTCATGGGTTCTAGtgagaaataaacaaatgattCATAGAGCAGTGATACTTTTAGTTCCTGGATTGGAGCCTAGTCAATTTGGGTTTCAACCCGTGCGCGGCAACAAGCACTCATTTTTGCTGCCGAATTTGCTAAATGAAAATGGCCCCATTCAATTACCTGATTTTTGTGAAGTGTTTGATCGCGCATGGCCTACGAGATCTCCTGGAGATCGATTTCGTGTCTTTTCTCCGGTGAATGCCTTTTTGCAATCTCCTCTGAGTAAtgaacaaaagaagaaaagagatAAAGAAACACGTGCTATGGCTAGTTTTTCCAAACCATCTGATTACTTAATGAGTTATGAATCTTTCATTGAAGACGAATACCCATTACATCCTACTGTCATGAAGGGTGAAGAGGTTACTCAGCCTTCAGGATGGGTTGCTTCTGCAGGAGATTTTCATTCTCCTCCTATAAATCCCAAAATTCTTGCTATTGATTGCGAAATGGTGCGGACTGAGAACGGGTTAGAAATAGCCAGAGTAACTATTGTAGACATGAAAAGTGAGGTTATTTACGACGAATTTGTAAAACCAGAATCACCCGTCACTGATTATGTTACCCAGTATTCTGGCATAACTGAAGAAAAACTGAGAAATGTTACTACTGTTCTTTCCGATGTTCAATcttacttaaaaaagactGTGGACAACAATACCGTTCTTTTAGGCCATAGTCTAAATTCTGATCTTAATTGCTTAAAATTTACACACCCTCATATCATTGATACGGCAAACATTTATAATCACACTCGTGGTCCCCCTTCAAAACCATCGCTTAAATGGCTTGCAACGAAGTGGTTGAGGCGTGAGATACAAAAAGCGGGAGCTCTGGGGCACGATTCTGCAGAAGATGCTCTTGCTTGTGTGGATCTTCTAAAGTTGAAAGTTAAGAATGGACCTGCCTTTGGGTTGTTTAACCAAGACTTTGAGTCAATCTTTCATAGATTGTCACGACAGCAGCCAACTCCATTGATTGGTGCAATTGCCGACTATGGTAATCCGGAGTCGTGCATTGGCAAAGCGGCTCATAAAAGCGTTTCTTGTGCGAATGATGATGAAGTCGTAAGCGCTGTTGTAAGTCTTTCAGACATGCATAACTTCGTGTGGGGTCGTTTTCGCGAATTGGAGCATGCGGCTATGTGGAACGCTAATCGAAATACAAAACAAGAAAACAACTCTGATACTGATACAGAGAATGATTCGGTAGAAGAGGACCAAGTAACTAGCTATTCTTCTGCTTTAGAGCGTTTTAATCGAAGAATTCGTCTTTTATACGACTCCTTACCAAAAGGTTCTCTATTGCTTTTGTATACTGGTACTGGAAATCCCATCGAAATGTCAAAATTAAACGCTATTCGCCAACaatttagaaaagaatACCAGACCAAAAAATGGGATGAGCTATCAGTAAAATGGactgatgaagaaaatatgaaatatatatctGCTGTTGAAAACACAAGGAATGGATTGTCTTTTATGACGATCAAATAA
- the nbp35 gene encoding Fe-sulfur cluster assembly ATPase Nbp35, whose translation MQIQETVPLDAPEHCPGPSSENAGTASACEGCPNQQICASAPRGEDPDLPLVVERLKEIKHKILVLSGKGGVGKSTFSSQLAWGLSLEEDKQIGLMDVDICGPSIPRIMGVEKEEAHQSSKGWSPIYVCPNLAVMSIGFLLPSEDSSVIWRGPKKNGLIKQFIKDVNWENLDYLIVDTPPGTSDEHLSLVQFFKNSGIDGAVVVTTPQEVALQDVRKEIDFCRKASIPILGLVENMSGFVCPSCKGKSNIFTITTGGGEALAKEMGLPFLGKIPLDPLIARSCDFGKSFIDECPESPASEIIIDIINKIDESLQKRQ comes from the coding sequence ATGCAAATCCAAGAAACTGTTCCTTTAGATGCACCAGAGCATTGCCCCGGACCGTCATCTGAAAATGCAGGAACTGCATCAGCATGTGAAGGATGCCCTAATCAACAAATTTGCGCTTCAGCACCTCGTGGAGAAGATCCAGATTTACCATTGGTTGTAGAACGCTTGAAAGAAATCAAGCACAAAATTCTTGTTTTATCAGGTAAAGGAGGTGTTGGAAAGTCCACATTCTCTTCGCAATTAGCATGGGGGTTATCGCTTGAAGAAGACAAGCAGATCGGGTTAATGGACGTGGATATTTGCGGGCCTTCAATTCCGAGAATAATGGGTGTTGAAAAGGAGGAAGCCCATCAATCAAGCAAAGGCTGGTCCCCTATTTATGTATGCCCTAACTTGGCTGTTATGTCAATTGGATTTTTATTACCAAGCGAAGATTCATCTGTTATATGGAGGGGGCCCAAAAAAAACGGGCTGATCAAACAATTCATCAAAGACGTTAACTGGGAAAATTTAGACTATTTGATTGTTGATACTCCTCCGGGAACTAGCGATGAACATTTATCTTTggttcaattttttaaaaattccgGAATTGATGGTGCTGTTGTAGTTACTACTCCTCAAGAGGTTGCTCTTCAAGACGTCCGTAAAGAAATAGATTTTTGCAGAAAGGCGTCCATCCCTATCCTTGGATTAGTGGAGAACATGAGCGGTTTTGTATGTCCTTCTTGCAAAGGCAAGTCTAATATATTCACTATTACTACAGGAGGAGGTGAAGCGTTAGCAAAAGAAATGGGACTACCATTCTTGGGTAAAATTCCTTTGGACCCATTGATTGCACGTTCATgtgattttggaaaaagctTTATTGATGAATGTCCTGAATCGCCTGCTTCCGAAATTATCATTGatattattaacaaaattgatGAGAGTTTACAGAAAAggcaatga